A genomic region of Arvicola amphibius chromosome 7, mArvAmp1.2, whole genome shotgun sequence contains the following coding sequences:
- the Ndufa8 gene encoding NADH dehydrogenase [ubiquinone] 1 alpha subcomplex subunit 8 — protein sequence MPGIVELPTVEELKVEEVKVSSAVLKAAAHHYGAQCDKANKEFMLCRWEEKDPRRCLQEGKLVNSCALNFFRQIKRHCAEPFTEYWTCLDYSNTQMFRHCRKQQAKFDKCVLDELGWVRPDLGELSKVTKVKTERPLPENPYHSRPRPEPNPVIEGDLKPAKHGSRFFFWTT from the exons GTGAAAGTCAGCTCAGCTGTGCTTAAAGCCGCGGCCCACCACTATGGGGCTCAGTGCGATAAGGCCAATAAGGAGTTTATGCTGTGCCGCTGGGAGGAGAAGGACCCCAGGCGCTGTCTGCAGGAGGGCAAGCTGGTCAACAGCTGTGCGCTGAACTTCTTCAG GCAGATCAAGCGTCACTGTGCAGAGCCTTTCACAGAGTACTGGACTTGCCTCGATTATTCCAACACGCAGATGTTTCGTCACTGCCGCAAACAGCAGGCCAAGTTTGACAAGTGTGTGCTGGATGAACTGGGCTGGGTGAGGCCAGACCTTGGGGAGCTGTCCAAG GTTACCAAAGTGAAAACGGAGCGCCCTTTACCAGAGAACCCTTACCACTCAAGACCGAGGCCGGAGCCCAACCCTGTGATAGAAGGGGATCTGAAACCCGCCAAGCACGGCAGCCGATTTTTTTTCTGGACCACATAA